One Amycolatopsis sp. NBC_00355 genomic window carries:
- a CDS encoding radical SAM protein — protein MNEDPMRWSGQRTDRVDAGTLPGLARLTGFVRSVRTPEFRGVTFHEVLAKSALNHVPADARMLPGEYTINPYRGCTHACQYCFARPTHTRLGLDVAGDFDNEIIVKTNIVEVLRGELARKRKLPPRVAFGTNTDVYQRAEGRYALMPGIIDALAGHRVPFSILTKGTMIRRDLENLVKASRAATVHLGVSLSILDEELQQSVEFGTATTTARLATVRAIRDAGLECTVFLSPILPHLTDSPAQLEELVAAVSEAGATSVLYHPLYLSSAVKEVFFTWLRGAHPELVPVYTKLYSSGSETSYRHEIGARIRPLIAKYGFPEPDAAIEDKFALNGRRGQPEEEPAQQSLF, from the coding sequence GTGAACGAAGATCCGATGCGCTGGAGCGGCCAGCGCACCGACCGCGTCGACGCGGGGACGCTGCCGGGCCTGGCCCGGCTGACCGGGTTCGTGCGCAGTGTCCGGACCCCCGAGTTCCGCGGCGTGACGTTCCACGAAGTGCTCGCGAAAAGCGCGTTGAACCACGTGCCCGCGGACGCGCGCATGCTGCCCGGCGAGTACACGATCAACCCGTACCGCGGCTGCACGCACGCGTGCCAGTACTGCTTCGCGCGTCCCACGCACACCCGGCTCGGACTGGACGTCGCCGGCGACTTCGACAACGAGATCATCGTCAAGACGAACATCGTCGAAGTCCTGCGGGGCGAGCTGGCCCGCAAGCGGAAACTCCCGCCACGCGTGGCTTTCGGCACCAACACCGACGTCTACCAGCGCGCCGAAGGCCGCTACGCGCTGATGCCCGGCATCATCGACGCGCTGGCCGGTCACCGCGTCCCGTTCTCGATCCTGACCAAGGGCACGATGATCCGCCGCGACCTGGAAAACCTGGTCAAGGCCAGCCGCGCGGCGACCGTGCACCTCGGCGTGTCCCTCTCCATCCTGGACGAAGAGCTGCAGCAGTCGGTGGAGTTCGGCACCGCGACGACGACCGCGCGCCTGGCCACGGTCCGCGCCATCCGCGACGCGGGCCTCGAGTGCACGGTGTTCCTTTCGCCGATCCTCCCGCACCTCACGGATTCGCCCGCACAGCTGGAAGAACTGGTGGCCGCGGTGTCCGAAGCGGGCGCGACGAGCGTGCTGTACCACCCGCTTTACCTGTCTTCGGCGGTGAAGGAGGTGTTCTTCACGTGGCTGCGTGGGGCGCATCCCGAACTGGTTCCGGTGTACACCAAGCTGTATTCGTCCGGTTCGGAGACGTCGTACCGCCACGAGATCGGCGCGCGGATCCGGCCGCTGATCGCGAAGTACGGCTTCCCGGAACCGGACGCGGCGATCGAGGACAAGTTCGCCCTCAACGGCCGGCGTGGGCAGCCGGAGGAGGAACCGGCGCAGCAGTCCCTTTTCTGA